The following are encoded in a window of Phaeodactylum tricornutum CCAP 1055/1 chromosome 29, whole genome shotgun sequence genomic DNA:
- a CDS encoding predicted protein, translating into MDRNITNAIDEEGLPLIYDKDLIEAYWTKERGALNKRWAYFVGKAVPFLTKLTTLFIRDGKIAESEIPALSRQARMDLQDLGPTFIKAGQMMSVRPDVLPQATLDELTTLQDSVVPFDTVTAVAQIERELGGPLGSFFTSISEEPVAAASLAQVYLATLADGSNTRVAIKVQRPDVLSTVSKDLYVLRRAAEVFQGLIERFAPQQKTNYVALLNEWAIGFYTELDFQNEAANQRRLRDMLIEKNITDVTVPLVYDELCTRRLLVSEWMDGRKLSDTSPEQIAEVTPAAQEAFLTQLFDVGFFHADPHPGNLLLLDEPTKGGAKLALIDCGLMASIDPVDRDNMISAVIHLANKDYAALVDDFIKLQILPADSNRAAIVPLMDKALSPYVKGGGAKNQVGGFQAMTQDALTVLNDIPFSVPPYFAILGRAIVTLEGVALTGNSDYGIIMESYPFIARKLLREGRPEIQKALQEVLY; encoded by the exons ATGGATCGGAACATAACCAACGCGATCGACGAAGAAGGTCTGCCCCTGATTTACGATAAAGATTTGATTGAGGCTTACTGGACCAAAGAGCGGGGGGCATTGAACAAGCGGTGGGCATACTTTGTCGGAAAGGCAGTGCCCTTCTTGACGAAACTCACAACCCTTTTTATTCGCGATGGAAAAATTGCCGAGTCAGAAATTCCAGCCCTGTCGAGACAGGCACGAATGGATTTGCAAGATCTTGGGCCTACCTTCATCAAAGCAGGCCAGATGATGAGTGTAAGGCCGGATGTTTTACCGCAAGCTACACTGGACGAATTGACAACTCTTCAGGATTCAGTCGTGCCTTTCGATACGGTGACGGCTGTGGCTCAAATTGAACGCGAGCTGGGGGGACCCTTGGGCTCCTTTTTTACTAGTATTTCCGAAGAACCCGTGGCTGCTGCCAGTCTCGCACAAGTGTATTTGGCTACTCTTGCGGATGGGAGTAACACCAGGGTTGCCATCAAGGTACAGCGACCGGATGTACTCAGTACCGTGAGTAAGGATTTGTACGTGCTCCGACGGGCGGCTGAAGTTTTTCAGGGGCTGATCGAACGCTTCGCGCCGCAGCAGAAAACGAATTATGTGGCTCTATTGAACGAATGGGCAATTGGTTTTTATACCGAGCTGGACTTTCAAAACGAAGCGGCCAACCAACGCCGATTGCGAGACATGCTGATCGAAAAAAATATTACCGACGTGACGGTACCCCTGGTTTACGACGAACTCTGTACGCGTCGTCTTTTGGTCAGTGAATGGATGGATGGTCGAAAACTGTCCGACACTAGCCCGGAACAAATCGCTGAAGTCACACCGGCTGCTCAGGAAGCCTTTTTGACGCAACTTTTTGATGTTGGATTTTTTCATGCCGACCCGCATCCCGGAAACTTGCTCTTGTTGGACGAGCCCACCAAAGGAGGCGCCAAGCTTGCCTTGATTGACTGCGGCCTCATGGCCAGTATTGATCCTGTAGACCGAGACAATATGATTTCGGCTGTCATTCACTTGGCTAACAAGGATTATGCCGCTTTGGTTGATGACTTCATTAAGCTGCAAATTTTGCCGGCTGACTCAAACCGCGCTGCGATTGTTCCGCTTATGGACAAGGCTTTGTCGCCCTACGTCAAAGGCGGTGGGGCCAAAAA CCAAGTAGGTGGTTTTCAGGCGATGACTCAGGATGCTTTGACCGTTTTGAACGACATTCCATTCTCAGTTCCTCCTTACTTTGCTATTTTGGGACGAGCTATTGTGACTTTGGAAGGTGTTGCTTTGACTGGAAACTCTGACTATGGAATCATCATGGAGAGCTATCCGTTCATTGCGCGTAAATTGCTTCGCGAGGGCCGTCCCGAGATTCAGAAGGCTTTGCAAGAAGTGCTCTAT
- a CDS encoding predicted protein, producing MKGGTLPRVAISRTERFAKLGAHKISCGTDSKETKRQNRFIVVGTSSRNDSPSKSTVALKSEADIASEEESSEATKLWNMMSVPACADGVKASNGEKNYTASATQISAISSEEDDTNTTRESLEHMARSQYKGSNMVISSKDALCEAVKKKQVIQQETASLGPKGFEDSEEERKFQEWYKEQKYREYYLEQKRKERKYREKKLLEQKYMERKRLEQKYLERKYMEERRRRLRIEAELGGEYALHRTRARRSSSRDFERGNDDESEDIVSVRNPNRFSPSVLKEDRQSVGSPNNLSNDELPSRSSESFLELKRQGGIRKEDTENRKSRRISGRRFTPTEALSADGTYPPAGVFPSPPFSFPLHPPHAGPEIPQMPLPGVVSGSRLIVFSSSGQLRSEVQVVDRMGCMVRLQYPDEYVTAPLDIRTLRFQLLLP from the coding sequence ATGAAAGGTGGAACTCTCCCGCGCGTAGCGATTAGTCGAACAGAGCGCTTCGCCAAACTAGGTGCGCACAAGATTTCCTGCGGGACAGACAGTAAAGAAACAAAGAGGCAAAACCGTTTCATCGTTGTCGGTACGAGTAGCCGGAATGATTCTCCTTCGAAGTCAACAGTTGCATTAAAGTCTGAGGCTGATATAGCTTCCGAGGAGGAGAGCTCTGAAGCTACGAAGCTGTGGAATATGATGTCAGTTCCAGCGTGTGCGGATGGCGTCAAGGCTTCGAATGGCGAAAAGAATTATACTGCAAGTGCCACACAGATTAGTGCAAtatcttctgaagaagatgatACAAATACAACCCGAGAGTCACTAGAGCACATGGCGCGTTCTCAATACAAAGGTTCCAATATGGTGATCTCTTCTAAGGATGCACTCTGTGAAGCggtcaaaaagaaacaggTGATCCAGCAGGAGACTGCCTCTCTAGGACCCAAAGGGTTTGAAGATAGTGAGGAAGAGCGCAAATTCCAAGAGTGGTATAAAGAGCAGAAATACCGCGAATATTATTTGGAGCAAAAACGCAAGGAGCGGAAGTATCGCGAAAAAAAATTACTTGAACAGAAGTATATGGAGCGAAAACGGCTTGAGCAGAAATATTTGGAACGAAAGTATATGGAAGaacgtcgccgacgactCAGAATTGAAGCCGAATTAGGTGGGGAGTATGCCCTTCATAGGACAAGAGCTCGCCGAAGCTCATCACGTGACTTTGAACGAGGAAACGACGATGAGAGCGAGGATATAGTCTCTGTTAGAAATCCAAATCGCTTTTCTCCTTCAGTTTTGAAGGAAGACCGTCAGAGTGTTGGATCTCCTAACAATTTATCAAACGATGAGCTCCCGTCGCGGTCATCAGAAAGCTTTTTGGAGCTCAAGCGTCAAGGTGGCATCCGGAAAGAAGATACCGAAAACAGAAAAAGCCGCAGGATTTCGGGACGGCGCTTCACTCCTACTGAAGCACTTTCCGCGGACGGAACTTATCCTCCAGCTGGAGTTTTCCCGAGtccacctttttcttttccccTCCACCCCCCTCACGCAGGACCGGAAATTCCGCAAATGCCTTTGCCAGGCGTGGTTAGTGGAAGTCGATTGATTGTCTTCAGCTCTAGTGGGCAGCTGCGCTCCGAGGTCCAAGTTGTGGACCGGATGGGATGCATGGTTCGACTTCAATATCCAGATGAATACGTCACGGCGCCACTCGACATTCGAACCCTTCGTTTTCAGCTACTTCTACCATAG
- a CDS encoding predicted protein has translation MHTATLAVVVGAAVHSLFNTVKCAGIGTNPVQWRQQWAVEVVKIANGIVHPKDYARIQPKERRGNDDNSNPTILTRPFLCPPSGWRSPPPLPSQPDFICNYNSTMITVQNTLTALVYAFDTASQKQQEADRITSSLFLLCLPGLQLVSGVGTICLDQLEARQYDFEHTASGMDDAEEDFVHQPSNDSLLPALTYVAGDHPLMTSLLAAPDDCFWIPGRPVTSGCRICCAI, from the exons ATGCACACTGCCACCTTGGCCGTTGTGGTCGGAGCCGCCGTACACAGCCTTTTCAATACCGTCAAGTGCGCCGGGATTGGCACCAATCCTGTACAGTGGAGACAACAATGGGCCGTTGAGGTGGTCAAAATTGCCAATGGCATCGTGCATCCCAAAGATTACGCCCGCATCCAACCCAAGGAGCGTCGCGGCAatgacgacaacagcaacccCACAATATTGACCCGCCCGTTTCTCTGTCCACCTTCTGGGTGGAGGTCACCACCACCCCTGCCTTCCCAACCGGATTTCATTTGCAACTACAACTCCACAATGATAAC CGTGCAGAACACGTTGACGGCATTGGTGTACGCGTTTGATACCGCTTCGCAGAAACAGCAAGAGGCGGACCGGATCACGTCAAGTCTCTTTCTGCTTTGCTTGCCTGGCTTGCAACTGGTCAGCGGCGTCGGCACGATTTGTCTGGATCAACTCGAGGCACGTCAGTATGATTTTGAACATACGGCTTCCGGGATGGatgatgcggaagaagatttcGTCCATCAGCCGTCGAACGATAGCTTGTTGCCGGCCTTGACGTACGTGGCGGGAGACCATCCTCTCATGACATCCTTACTAGCGGCTCCGGACGACTGCTTTTGGATTCCCGGTCGACCCGTCACAAGCGGCTGCCGCATATGCTGTGCAATTTAG
- a CDS encoding predicted protein, whose translation MLQRKIPELVEPECDLQLRCTGYDERTIPNSASWTTFDLTSPLLFFHRKWVASSKTHNFCSTSTTPLPMSSLAVDIAHANNVAIGLMRDGKNGRASQLLSVALYNLNRRFFVRDNMTGTPNFSPTVSSDFACSARMEASYEGPGVASVSVTESDLHDTPRFDGNMSPCQHDLAFDPESTVHNDGLAFFCRGFIIPSTVNCLSTVEQGAVAVFVLFNCGLALHRHGLQTGKARFFCKALSLYSKAVALLEKYDFGDTQNGSLFVALLALYVNIAHVHSEFFNREAAQEALMSFYSSFSEICQFQVSVQEYSFFSLAAWLSQSLPAQHAPSA comes from the coding sequence ATGTTGCAGCGTAAGATACCCGAGCTCGTCGAACCCGAGTGTGACCTCCAGCTTCGCTGTACGGGCTACGATGAACGCACAATACCAAACTCCGCTTCGTGGACGACATTTGACTTGACTTCTCcgttacttttcttccatCGTAAGTGGGTCGCATCCTCCAAAACTCATAATTTTTGCTCGACAAGTACAACACCGCTACCCATGAGCTCTCTTGCAGTGGATATTGCCCATGCCAACAATGTGGCGATTGGCCTCATGCGAGATGGAAAGAACGGCAGAGCCTCTCAGCTTCTGAGCGTAGCACTCTACAACTTGAATCGCCGCTTTTTTGTTCGAGACAACATGACAGGCACACCCAATTTTTCACCCACCGTGAGTTCCGATTTTGCCTGCTCAGCCAGAATGGAGGCGTCATACGAGGGCCCCGGTGTTGCCAGTGTGAGCGTAACCGAGAGCGACCTTCACGACACACCCCGTTTCGATGGAAATATGTCGCCATGCCAGCACGATCTTGCTTTTGATCCGGAATCGACGGTACACAACGATGGTCTCGCTTTCTTCTGCCGAGGCTTTATCATTCCGTCAACTGTCAATTGCTTATCAACGGTGGAACAAGGGGCTGTTGCAGTCTTTGTTCTGTTCAACTGCGGTCTGGCTTTACACAGACACGGACTACAAACAGGAAAAGCCCGTTTCTTCTGTAAGGCTCTGAGCTTGTACTCCAAAGCTGTTGCCTTGCTCGAAAAATACGACTTCGGAGATACGCAAAACGGTTCTCTGTTTGTGGCTCTGTTAGCTCTGTACGTGAACATTGCGCACGTCCATTCCGAGTTCTTCAACCGCGAAGCTGCACAGGAAGCCCTTATGAGTTTCTATTCATCCTTCAGTGAGATTTGCCAGTTTCAAGTTAGCGTACAAGAGTATAGCTTTTTCTCTTTGGCGGCCTGGCTTTCTCAATCCCTTCCGGCACAACACGCACCGTCCGCTTGA
- a CDS encoding predicted protein, producing MSNEENNTNIDETQETEQHDPQETKSENTPQKEDSHEKDYHEVKSVGKGHSSAPKQKTKISERLDEAVKEMKAINRSSDLVPLNHQYDVLRKRLRALIVKAKEFHAAKILLTQNRTEMVKQLSLMAKGSPIDEKIGSTESQDSFATVDRAIETRVQSDMQKFQRNIIDYALEWEDIVTTRVDSDLKDTTKLNERLNHYQNKVEGIRKKVNAKESKLVSRGKDPSATPTKLNQKLERNEAKLNHAWKAHEASASKLCNLMEEATQRGWKDLFPLVKAAIDWQAETASGEYDIFARLPSVATELADLFEEKNQASEKNSSGVPLATDDDGSGDSDTTGSAPHDDTSFSGSEISNGGNYADSGSPTVGGHKGSESPRHVDLTC from the exons ATGTcgaacgaagaaaacaataCGAACATTGACGAAACGCAGGAGACGGAGCAGCACGATCCACAGGAAACAAAGTCGGAGAATACTCCGCAAAAAGAAGACTCGCACGAGAAGGATTACCATGAAGTGAAATCAGTCGGTAAAGGGCACTCATCTGCACCGAAGCAAAAAACGAAGATTTCCGAACGCCTCGACGAAGCGGTGAAAGAAATGAAGGCCATCAATCGGAGTTCTGATTTAGTGCCTCTCAATCATCAGTATGATGTACTGCGCAAGCGCCTCCGTGCTTTGATTGTCAAAGCTAAGGAATTTCATGCTGCGAAGATCTTGCTCACACAAAACCGAACAGAG ATGGTCAAACAACTCAGTCTTATGGCCAAGGGTAGTCCAATAGACGAAAAAATTGGCAGCACGGAAAGTCAAGATTCATTTGCAACCGTTGACCGCGCAATTGAAACCAGggtacaaagtgatatgcaaaAGTTCCAAAGGAACATTATTGATTATGCTCTAGAATGGGAGGACATTGTGACGACCCGCGTCGACTCTGATCTGAAGGACACGACGAAGCTGAATGAAAGATTGAACCATTATCAGAATAAAGTTGAAGGAATTCGCAAAAAAGTCAACGCGAAGGAAAGCAAGTTAGTTTCTCGCGGAAAGGATCCTTCGGCGACTCCCACGAAACTTAACCAAAAGCTCGAACGTAATGAAGCGAAACTGAACCATGCTTGGAAAGCACACGAAGCAAGTGCATCTAAGCTTTGTAACTTAATGGAGGAGGCCACACAGCGCGGTTGGAAAGACCTCTTTCCTTTAGTGAAAGCAGCAATAGATTGGCAGGCTGAGACTGCGTCGGGAGAGTACGATATTTTTGCCCGCCTTCCTTCAGTGGCGACTGAACTGGCCGACCTTTTCGAAGAGAAGAATCAGGCTTCAGAGAAAAATAGCTCAGGTGTTCCACTAGCCACAGATGATGATGGTTCGGGGGATTCGGACACTACTGGATCCGCCCCTCACGATGACACCAGTTTCTCAGGCTCGGAGATTTCGAACGGCGGAAACTACGCAGATTCTGGAAGTCCCACTGTGGGAGGACACAAAGGATCAGAGAGTCCACGACATGTTGATTTGACTTGTTAG
- a CDS encoding predicted protein: protein MMLAAAALSIASPGGKKAPVSFRTAIGRKSLERDALDAIMMMKGCEKSISPPSFTSSSTIVGTSPVLGDSTPHKRSFQALDVLVNAVGFHREPNDQMKQTKMCPSQLAKRRARRKKLREERKSRLGPWTKKEDRALDNAVKSVNKLPSFSWTQVSKLVPHRDNEQCRNRWRYHVNPELCNDPFTPEEWRFFLEYQRQYGNRWTELGQKMKGRSRTFIGNQWQAAKRTIISALKARRKANMPIVDEDGSVDYQSDFDFCLQSVIERYSKDGSPKKNFSDNEDNSDGDTSTTESLSDTGEREVSLKVKTKRSGAETVIKQGWRKSGSSEYTATSDKTGAQIQESSAWTKVEDSYLAQMAPGVGDNPAKWSDIARRFSRRSGRECRDRWMQHLSDLSVDRMSSTVPFEMRPYTAATRQGMAPKENGFHSQDYKWDGETTSNRWASLKRLVVGQPVSNKRIKLDLPKGNWSAPLPYQLKNAQTSYVPMAPRQHRDNVWLPESKPDCVINNSEVSRTSKQGSTFRAALDTRTVKVLESEPEPRHSEIDSMIYNRRLPKPWTSDEDEVLRESMNVFKDEEHCMQKVAERLPSRCPKQCQQRWVCHLQPGLNKDPLSKEEIRTLLEWQRKLGNKWTLIGQALDNRPKNFIANRWYHRIRPSLFRYITEKHGISHSQIQNKDGSIDYHGDFEGAVEFVVKDLLFGTRIGSHPGKL, encoded by the exons ATGatgcttgctgctgctgcactCTCAATTGCATCCCCAGGCGGTAAGAAAGCTCCCGTTTCATTTCGAACCGCAATCGGTCGCAAATCACTAGAACGCGATGCGCTGGATGCGATCATGATGATGAAAGGCTGCGAAAAATCTATTTCCCCACCGTCGTTTACTAGTTCATCTACGATTGTCGGCACTTCCCCGGTATTGGGTGATTCAACACCACATAAACGCTCGTTTCAGGCTTTGGATGTGTTAGTGAACGCGGTTGGTTTTCATCGAGAACCAAATGACCAAATGAAGCAGACGAAGATGTGTCCATCCCAACTTGCAAAACGTCGCGCTCGTCGTAAGAAACTACGGGAAGAGCGCAAATCTCGCCTAGGTCCCTGgacaaaaaaagaagacagAGCTTTAGACAACGCAGTGAAAAGCGTTAACAAGCTTCCTTCATTTTCGTGGACGCAAGTGTCGAAACTTGTACCTCATAGAGACAATGAGCAGTGTCGTAATCGGTGGCGCTACCACGTTAATCCGGAACTATGCAATGATCCCTTTACTCCAGAGGAATGGCGATTTTTCTTGGAATACCAGCGTCAGTACGGAAATCGGTGGACAGAATTGGGTCAGAAGATGAAAGGACG TTCACGAACGTTCATCGGAAACCAGTGGCAGGCTGCGAAACGGACAATCATAAGTGCCCTCAAAGCGCGACGCAAGGCAAACATGCCAATTGTAGACGAAGATGGTTCTGTTGACTATCAGTCCGACTTCGATTTTTGCCTCCAGTCGGTCATTGAGCGATACAGCAAAGACGGTTCTCCAAAGAAAAACTTCTCCGACAACGAGGACAACAGTGACGGGGACACGTCTACCACAGAATCTCTTTCGGATACAGGAGAAAGAGAAGTCTCATTAAAAGTCAAGACGAAGCGATCTGGCGCAGAAACTGTGATCAAACAAGGCTGGCGAAAGTCTGGGAGTTCAGAGTATACTGCAACAAGCGATAAAACAGGAGCTCAAATTCAAGAATCTTCCGCTTGGACAAAAGTAGAAGATTCATACTTGGCACAAATGGCACCTGGAGTCGGTGATAATCCAGCTAAATGGTCCGACATAGCGCGACGTTTCTCACGTCGCAGTGGAAGAGAGTGCCGCGATCGTTGGATGCAACATCTCTCGGATTTATCTGTAGATAGGATGTCTTCGACTGTACCATTTGAAATGCGCCCGTACACTGCCGCTACGCGACAGGGTATGGCACCCAAAGAGAATggatttcacagtcaagactACAAATGGGATGGCGAGACGACGTCGAATCGTTGGGCTAGTCTCAAGCGCCTTGTTGTTGGTCAACCAGTATCCAACAAACGAATAAAACTGGATCTCCCAAAGGGGAATTGGTCAGCCCCCCTTCCGTACCAACTAAAAAACGCACAAACATCTTACGTCCCCATGGCCCCTCGTCAGCATCGCGACAACGTTTGGCTCCCTGAGTCAAAGCCGGATTGCGTAATTAACAATTCAGAAGTGTCCAGGACTAGTAAGCAGGGTAGCACATTCCGTGCGGCTCTCGATACAAGAACTGTCAAGGTGCTGGAGTCGGAGCCGGAGCCCCGCCATTCAGAAATTGATTCCATGATTTATAACCGGCGCTTACCGAAACCTTGGAcatcggacgaagacgaagtaCTTCGTGAAAGTATGAATGTCTTCAAAGATGAGGAGCATTGCATGCAAAAAGTTGCTGAACGCCTCCCTAGTCGTTGTCCaaagcaatgccaacaaagatGGGTTTGTCATTTACAGCCTGGATTAAATAAAGACCCACtgagcaaagaagaaatccgTACGCTTTTGGAATGGCAACGCAAATTGGGTAACAAATGGACTTTAATAGGTCAAGCCCTTGACAATAG ACCGAAAAATTTTATTGCCAATCGCTGGTATCATCGAATCCGACCTTCACTTTTTCGATACATTACAGAGAAACACGGAATTTCTCATTCTCAGATTCAGAATAAAGATGGATCAATTGATTATCATGGTGATTTTGAGGGTGCTGTAGAATTTGTCGTCAAAGACTTGCTCTTTGGAACTCGAATCGGGAGTCACCCAGGAAAGCTATAA
- a CDS encoding predicted protein gives MVQGIVRSPVVPSTYERSPVPIKVVGRPANVSSNNRYTASPPRHSSPSRNNLSSVPSRHQSKARDGIPYVPRLANPSPTRSRISVARTTSSRDRMLRRRREESRDPPPSEQSPPERLCDYDTSATTLYEMLESSNWDEARSRCRSHPEEARTWIVRKDKSLQVRWKLLPLHAAIIFQSPNFVVSSLLEKYSAAASRQDDQGMLPLHLAFRHKQEDEDLLELLLVQFPKAVIMKDRRDRVPLEHGRDCKYSAKLMRLYADATVAGSRALAAKTLSGCGMNSNHTATTSTNTSVRQKSETEHENQIAALRAKYDSNLQYVKQQFEERINTLREKNTVNTRQMRLSAAAERQVVAQQHQDEMNDLRDLLSQQVGKDRDQVKRLRSQVENLQRQLQQNETQNESSAAEIALVQAYAEELKEHLEQSVHDQLQIRNLALQQQDELDSQRQLRTQLVETLLQQEDSNVQNDRLRGSKMLEVSDSIRNRITDLLESAPSLESRDRYGYNRVRKARKDTVELVYSSKTKPSASDEGVRLQMDQNMNRGSPQEQHYSEEPIEVQAQEFFAEIPQPTGDVCGQIKILGDDISAITDHSHY, from the coding sequence ATGGTACAAGGGATCGTTCGGAGCCCTGTGGTTCCGTCCACCTATGAGCGATCACCTGTACCGATCAAGGTTGTCGGACGCCCCGCCAACGTGTCTAGCAACAATAGATATACTGCTTCCCCACCGCGACATTCGTCGCCGAGCAGAAACAATCTTAGTTCTGTTCCGTCGAGACACCAAAGCAAGGCTCGTGATGGTATTCCATACGTCCCACGGCTAGCAAATCCTTCCCCGACACGCTCGCGTATAAGCGTCGCTCGGACGACAAGCTCACGAGATCGCATGCTGCGACGTCGGCGCGAAGAATCCCGAGATCCGCCGCCGTCCGAGCAATCCCCGCCCGAACGATTATGTGATTACGATACGTCCGCGACCACTTTGTACGAAATGCTCGAGTCTTCCAATTGGGATGAGGCCCGAAGTCGATGTCGATCTCACCCGGAAGAAGCCCGAACTTGGATCGTTCGGAAAGACAAAAGCTTGCAGGTTCGATGGAAGCTTTTGCCTTTGCACGCCGCCATTATCTTCCAGTCCCCAAATTTTGTGGTTTCTTCCTTGCTGGAAAAATATTCTGCGGCAGCTTCTCGCCAAGACGACCAGGGTATGTTGCCATTGCATCTCGCCTTTCGACACAAacaagaagatgaagatcTGCTTGAACTATTGCTGGTACAGTTCCCCAAGGCGGTAATCATGAAGGACAGGCGTGATCGCGTCCCTCTGGAGCACGGTCGTGATTGCAAGTACAGCGCCAAGCTCATGCGGTTGTACGCGGATGCAACGGTGGCGGGATCCCGCGCTCTGGCCGCCAAAACGCTGTCGGGATGTGGAATGAACAGCAATCATACTGCCACAACATCGACAAACACCAGCGTCCGTCAAAAGTCGGAAACAGAGCACGAGAATCAAATCGCGGCGTTACGGGCAAAGTACGATTCGAATCTTCAATATGTGAAACAGCAGTTCGAAGAGCGCATAAACACGTTACGTGAGAAAAATACTGTAAACACTCGGCAAATGCGACTCTCTGCCGCAGCGGAACGTCAGGTAGTAGCCCAACAACATCAAGACGAAATGAACGATTTACGCGACCTGCTGAGCCAGCAGGTTGGGAAGGATAGGGACCAAGTCAAACGATTAAGAAGTCAAGTTGAAAACCTGCAACGGCAATTGCAGCAAAATGAGACGCAAAATGAATCAAGCGCTGCCGAAATTGCACTCGTCCAGGCATATGCAGAGGAATTAAAGGAACACTTGGAGCAAAGTGTTCACGATCAACTCCAAATTCGTAATCTTGCGCTTCAGCAACAAGATGAGCTGGACTCGCAGCGTCAGCTACGAACTCAACTCGTAGAGACCTTGCTGCAACAAGAAGACTCGAATGTACAGAACGACCGGCTACGAGGGTCAAAGATGTTAGAAGTATCTGACAGTATTCGAAATCGCATAACAGATCTATTAGAGAGCGCTCCATCGCTTGAGTCTCGCGATCGCTATGGTTACAATCGTGTCAGAAAGGCACGAAAGGATACCGTTGAACTTGTCTACAGCAGTAAAACTAAACCGTCTGCCTCAGACGAAGGGGTACGTTTGCAGATGGACCAGAACATGAATCGTGGCAGCCCCCAGGAACAACATTACAGTGAAGAGCCCATCGAAGTTCAGGCCCAAGAGTTTTTTGCTGAAATACCACAGCCCACGGGGGATGTTTGCGGCCAAATTAAAATTTTGGGGGACGACATTAGTGCAATTACTGATCACTCGCACTATTAG
- a CDS encoding predicted protein, translated as MAVSIYGARVDVLREEYLISRIRSTTQSLEGSGESSVARNEEQSKPEAGSCDEGVGSEAETILPSLNASPNSDAADAENPGEPVPQKEIIKLYKSSRLKGYITLFLASFINYDASQKSSDVISSIAVPSTSQQRRYSVAVSVVSLVVSGAALLSHLDRVTPLEKVWISAFKSKSRFELFLALFLVLWWSIAVGIETTVKGIAGDGKEQYSLYYSAWTCCFSSYWILERWWVDCGLASFKSFITSWPYRAPGWLCILFLNAFTFAWYMDLWRNHSGLDDGRLASILIYRQFDEVKDGLWQFLIIMTVFTFVPSLAFVLAEIFRETKPDGSNEEKSRAENTAEGVSLLLLVVGWVPAIMMATTPGGPASLVGNAYFFSWFLAIFIAETAVWFVHDLRQAIHKSLRERNAEYQEKQRQVLERARTIQQLKEEEETRSNRNIRLERASTEFFDAVDE; from the exons ATGGCCGTGTCGATCT ACGGTGCCAGGGTTGACGTTCTACGCGAAGAATATTTGATATCGCGAATTCGCTCGACCAC ACAATCGCTAGAAGGTTCTGGCGAATCTTCAGTTGCTCGAAACGAGGAACAGAGCAAACCCGAAGCTGGTAGTTGTGATGAGGGCGTTGGTAGTGAAGCGGAGACCATTCTCCCTTCTCTTAATGCATCCCCCAATTCCGATGCAGCTGACGCAGAAAATCCAGGGGAGCCCGTGCCTCAGAAAGAAATTATCAAGTTGTACAAAAGCTCCCGTCTGAAGGGCTACATTACGCTATTTCTAGCTTCCTTTATAAACTACGATGCTTCTCAAAAAAGCAGCGATGTCATTTCATCTATTGCAGTTCCATCAACTTCCCAGCAGCGCCGATATTCTGTCGCCGTATCTGTGGTGAGCCTGGTCGTATCCGGGGCTGCCTTACTGTCACACTTGGATCGGGTAACACCGCTGGAAAAAGTCTGGATTTCGGCTTTCAAGTCGAAAAGCCGCTTTGAGCTTTTCCTTGCCCTCTTCTTGGTTTTATGGTGGTCAATTGCAGTTGGAATTGAAACAACTGTTAAGGGAATAGCCGGTGACGGAAAAGAACAGTACAGCTTATACTACAGTGCATGGACCTGTTGCTTCTCAAGCTACTGGATCCTAGAACGCTGGTGGGTAGACTGCGGTTTGGCAAGTTTTAAATCATTTATTACCAGTTGGCCGTACCGAGCGCCAGGGTGGCTCTGTATTCTATTTTTGAACGCTTTCACGTTTGCTTGGTATATGGATCTTTGGAGAAATCATAGTGGTCTTGATGATGGAAGGCTGGCATCGATTCTTATTTACAG GCAATTTGATGAGGTAAAAGATGGCTTGTGGCAGTTTTTGATCATCATGACAGTATTCACTTTTGTTCCATCATTAGCGTTTGTCCTAGCCGAGATCTTTCGAGAGACCAAGCCGGATGGTAGCAATGAAGAGAAAAGCCGCGCCGAAAACACAGCTGAAGGAGTATCGCTCCTGTTGCTTGTAGTAGGATGGGTTCCGGCGATCATGATGGCCACAACCCCCGGGGGGCCTGCTTCGCTA GTAGGGAATGCGTATTTCTTTTCATGGTTCTTGGCTATCTTCATTGCTGAAACAGCCGTCTGGTTCGTCCACGATTTGCGGCAGGCAATTCACAAATCGCTCCGCGAGCGAAACGCTGAATAtcaagaaaagcaaaggcAAGTACTAGAGCGAGCCCGCACAATTCAGCAGTTaaaagaggaggaagaaacgAGATCGAACAGAAACATTAGACTCGAACGCGCGAGCACGGAGTTCTTTGATGCAGTCGACGAGTAG